AAAGTCAGTTAGAAATTCAGACCCGGATAGATCCATTTATATTTCCATCTGCTAGCAGTGCGGCGAACACATTTATACACAGTATGTAAATTCAAATAACTAACGGAAAAATCTGTAACATTTTTAAGTACTATAAGCTCTTCCCTCTACATGACTGCATAGCCAATTACGTAACATCTCAAGATGATCTTGCATTAACTTGGTTTCATCAATAGCCCCCAATATACAAAGGTTAATGTCGCTCTGTGTATCAAATCACTGCAAGTAAATGACACAGGCAGCTAACGACCTCTCCGAAAGTCTCTCTCTATTAAAAAGCTCTACATTTTGCTCATTACACTGATGAGTAAACAATTACCCAGTTAAAACGATCACTTGGGACATATTTTGCTTTTTGTTAAGATTATATTAAAAGGGTAAACTCTAATTAAAATGAACATCTGAGGGCATCTAGAGAGCCAGCAATTTCTCTAACTAGCTGGTGGTGACATTAACTCATGACTTATTCATTAGGATATATTATTGGAATGTAGAGCATCTCATATAAACGATATAAACTGTGCACAAAATGTGTCGCTGTTCTGACAAGTCATCAATATTTAATACGTGATGTACCAGGAGAAGGAACGGGCTAAGACATTGTCATAGAAGAATCTTCATGATGCATGTGTGGGTACGTGGGTGTGAATCCCATGGCAAACACCCCTGTTTATTATTTTGTCGGTAGATTAGGTTTGTGCACTACATATCTTTTACCTTACATTACCTTTATTGCCTAAATATGCATATTGTACAAGAGTTTCTGGTGATACGGGGGCCCTGGTCTTGTGATAGACTACAAGAGTGATATTAAAAGCAGTAGTTAACTGCACAGGGATTTAAGGAAGAAAGACCACCTTAATTTCTCAGAAGTAGGAGTCAGAGAGGTTGTGGAATATAGCCCTTGGTGTGAAATTCGGTCagctattaaaatgtatttaaagagaaAACATCACCTTTCTGGACATCACACCGCtgattaaaacattgaaaatcgccTGTAACTTTTATTAACCTTTTTATAACATGgtactttgtttgtttttctatgcTCGGTATGTTAAATGATCGTACTTGGGTCATTTGAGTGATCTGTTGACTTCCCAAACGCTGAGCCGAAATACACCCAAATCATGAACCAACCAAAGAGCGCAGGGGTCAAGCATGTTTTGTCACCACAAAATGAGATAACTTATGGGACAAAAAATTATTGATGGTTAGTggactaaatgctgattttattcacagatcaaagtGACAAGTgagcccagggccgccatcagaaattttggggctcctaacacagctcaaggtctgggcccccgcctccaaatcccatccaaaggaatacacacacacagacacaaaaggacacaaacacacaaacagaaagatacacaccaaaaagacaaaaatactgaaacagacatacacacatacaggaatactgacacacacatactgaaacagacacacacacataaatagacacatacagacacacaaacatgcataaggagatacagatacacacacacacacacacacatactgacatacagacacacacactgacatatgtacatacatactaatttactgacacacacacacacataaatacatacagacatgcatactgacaaacagacatgcatacaaacatacatacacataaatacatactgacatacatacaggcatacatacacatacatactgatatacatacatacagacatacatacatactgacatacacacacacatacagatagatatatacatacatacatacagacatacacacacacagacatacatgcatactgacatacatacacacatacatactgatagatatatacatacaggcatacatactgacatacacacacagacatacatacacacatacatacatacatagatagatacacacatacatactgatagatatatacatacatacacacatacatacatacatacatacatacatacatactgacatacacacacatacctcatttttcagccaccctcctcttccttaccttttcattgcagaagggtggctggggatgatgggagcgcATGCCTCACTTCTCCTCTCCTCGGCTGTCTCTtcccccgcgcagagtaagctgggaggaagtgaccagccgtcacttcctccccgtAGCACTTGCGgtgcagctgcaattttttttttaagcggcccggtcacgctattaaacggctgcagcgctgaccaggcccctgaagatatagggctcatcgggtggccctaaatgcgtgggccacctgatgggcaccggtgcagatgcacctgcggcagtttcggCGCTTCACGTGGGGCCCGGGtggccgggccgccgggcccgtgacaaccgtcatggttgtcaccccctgatggcggccctgagtgaGCCATAGAGAGGGAAAAGGGAGGAACAGTAAACCAATTatacttaataaatatatattctataaatatataaaaataaatttcattttGTTTGCTTTTCCTCCCATCCAATatcaatatctccttattgtgtgAAGGCATATCTCTGTTCTGGAGGGAGTCTGCTGATTTCTAATAAATCTACAGAATTAAGCAGATATTTGGCAGGCTAAATAGCTCCATCTCCTATTGGAATGCTAAaggccattttcctggcactatagactcctgcagtgcccccctccctcgcgcccccccccctcccagcatgaggacgtcctgcatcagataatggaccaaaggtaGAGTAAACCAGCAAACTGCATTAATTACCACTGTagagttaagggacatgggatattgcaaccagaccacttcaatgagctgaagtagtctgagtgcctatagtgtccctttaaataacactttaataaaacaaacaaaaaagaggtAACCTGGGAGTTAATAATTCAAATCACCAAAAGGGATGTTTGAACAAAGCCGCAGCTCCAATCCCACCCCCTGATTCTTTGTGATGTGTAGAATGCTAGAATTCTAGATAGGTAGCATGGAGATagaaatgtgtgcagtgtgtgcacttTTATCTGGGGTCTggaccaaatggcaggaaaacacTCCCTTCAGTACTCagctaaatatttaaataatattatattaggtatatatttagcagtgcaTTGATTGTCCCATTTTCTTGTCCTTTTAGTTCCTTTCATACGGTTGTTGGTACCGAAACTTTGCTGAGCCAAACCGACATTCGGCTGAAATTCGGACATCCCGAAAAATTTTCTGTTTTGGGAAAATTGGTCCAGTCAAGTGTaaacacaatccagttcagtcctagCACagacagggcacacattgcattgtAGGACAAATAAAAATATTCTCATCCCCCATATACTCTGCTCATTAACAGAAAAGGGAtgaacttataacaatgatttacAAGTAGCCAATATGGAAGTATTCCATTCCAAAATACAGCTAAACACAGCAGGGTGGATTTTTACACGTTAAACGTGAATTCCAACTGGAAGTAGCATTAAAGGGCTTCACTCAgggcaccaaagcaactttatgACATTGAAGTTGCTATGGTTCTCTGAGCATCATTTTAATATAGCAGTGTCTGTAGGAGACATAAAGCAGCTGATGCCTAAACAAGAGAGGAATTAGAAAGAGCAGATCATAAGCATTCACAACAAATTCTCTCGTTGTCTCACATGTATTAAAGTATGCCTATTGTGAGATATAGCAAaagaggctaaaaaaaaaaaaaaaaaaaaaaaagacctatcTATATTTTGTgtaactcaaattgctgaaaaaggtTTGCATTTCTAATTTCATGTTAAATATACTTGTTTATGTTTAATATGAATTGGTTGTCACTGGTATAAAACTAAGAActctaggggggcggagccagcagccatAACGAGCAGACGTGTGCAAGCAGAGCTCCGCAGAAAAAAGCCTGAAATCAGCAACTTACTCACCCGAAAATCTCCAACCTAAGCCCCTAACGGGTCATAGCGAGATGGGGAAGAAGTCAAAGCACCAAGGAGTTCCGAGACCGACGGGGGCGCGAGACATCGGGGATCTTCTCCTCCGACCCGCACAGGCCCCAAACCACGCCGCACCTAATAACAAACATGGCGACACGGCCTCGGCCTCCTCCGAGGATCTAGCGATGGATGAACTGGATGTATTCCCAAGCTCAGGGGGCTTGCACCTCCCGTCTTCCGACGAGGATAATGAGCTGCCCTCCACGAAGGGGGACATCAAAGCCTTGCTACGCCACCTCCGCGAAATGTTTGCCGCAGATGTGGCTATACTGCGGGAAGAAATACAAACAGTGGAGGGGCGCGTTAAAACAACAGAGGGGGAAACGAAAGACCTCTCCGCCCGGTGCACACAACTGGAAGCCCAGAATATGGAGATGCGGCGCGCTCAGTCCCAACTCACCAGCCGCCTGGACGCAATAGAAGACCAGCACagaagcagaaatgtaaaaatccgGGGTATCCCGGAGACTGTAGCCCCAGGCGACTTGACACACTACGCCGGGAGACTGCTTGCCTCCCTGCTCTCACCACAGCAAACAAAACTAACTGAGATAGAAGGGACCTACCGCATCCCGAGAGCCGCTACAGCACCAGCAGACACCCCAAGGGATGTCATTCTACAGCTCCGAACACGGGCAGCCCAGCTAACCTTTATGTCTGCCGTGAGAAACAAAGCAAACCACCCATTTGAAAACGCTACCCTATCCTTCTATCAAGACCTGTCCAGGCCCACAGTGCTGTGGAGAAGCCGGCTAAAGCCACTCACAGTCAAGCTCCGTCAACACTCCATTCCGTATCGCTGGGCATACCCTAGGAGCCTGATCATCTCCCATGGGGGAGCAACAACCCGCCTAACGGAGGCGGCGGAAATGGACTCAGTGCTGATCGCGCTGGGACTAACGACGAACCAGGTTAGCACCGGCCAAACTCCGAGACAACAACCCCCTCACACCTGGGACATGGCCAAGGTCCAAGCGTTCCAGCCCTCCAGGGCCTCCACCTCGTCCCCTACCGCCTTTAAAGCACAGAGGGCCGTCCGCAACACGCTGGGTACCTGAGGCCCAGACGGTGACTCGGGGACACCAAGCCTAACCATACAACACTGCCAAGTTCAAGGATCCCATCCGTGACTCCCCACTAAAAGTTTATATTCTTATTGTTTACACGTCTACGATTTATCATTTGACTCTTGCTCAGACCACAGCATACCCGCAACCCGCAGCCACCCAAGGCGGGCAACCCTGACCAATAGGACAGGCAACCTCTGACACAAGCAACGAAGACGCGAACCGGGGCACATGTCAGAACTACTCACCTAGATTGCTTAATTTTACATCTAGCGTGACAGAGAATGGGGAACTCTCCAGAGACTCTAAGGTTGAACTATCATATTATGTTATAATGTTCTTCATTTATTATTTGTGCTCGTAATTCAGCATATTAAGTTTAGTTGATGTACTGTCTAGCTACTCGATAGTATTGTGAGCTGTGACAGGAAGATTTAAAATGTACcttattattttgattttatgGAGCGCTGGCAGGTGCACTATATAGGTTACAGAGGAGCGGTGGAAATTATGGAAAGCCACATTGTGTTACAAGCATTTTGAGCAATGGTAGTGCAGCCGATAACCTATTGTCTTCTGTAACATAATAGGAAATACTAggcatttaaattctatgtgccagGAATTTATAAAGTGTTCATTTATAAAGTGTTCATTCACATTACGCCTCTTAAGGTATCACGCTGCTTATTATATATctctaaaattaaagtgaaaaacCTAAGCAATGTTAAGCCATCCCGTTTATAGCTAGATACTGCTCTGCCTCAATACATGTTCATGTTATACCTTCTCTAGCATAGGTGTTTAAGCAATGTTCAGCAACAAACACctagattttaatttattttattgtattcaatCCCACTCTGCCAACCTCCTGCTTAGTTAAGCATGTAAAACATAAAAGACTGTGCTAATTACTATGCCACGATCTAACTTCTATGTAACCTGACATACGCTGCTGCGACGTCAGTTGATATATTGCGTTCATCTGCGCTACTAAAATGGAGTTCCCCTCATATATTGCAATAACTCAACAGGTCGGCTATGCCGGCAAACCTAAAGGTGTACACCCCTGCTACAGTCTCCTAAACTTATCATCATCCTCAGAATTGTGGGGCTGAGGTCCTTATATGTTGACATTATCATTTTGGTTTCTTCATTTTGTTTCCTTCATTAATCTTTTCCCTCTCAATAATGATTTTACTTAAAGTTAAGTGTACTCAATATAAACATGGGCAATACCACTTGACACCGCTTCTCAGTTAACCAAGAACGGCTGATAAGTGCTGTCGCGGCTTTACTGGCGGGTATGTACCAATATACCTGCAATGCCTCAACAGGCCGGCTACGCCAGTAAACTCAAAGGTGTATACCTCCGCTACAGACGCCTAAACATGTCATTATCCTTAGAATTGTGGGGCTgatgttattgttattgtatggTGACATTATCATTTTGTCTTCTTCATTTATCTTTTCTCTCTCAGTAACGTTTTTACTTAAGGCTACGCttacttaatataaaaatgtgcagtatcatCCAATACCTTCTTACTGTTAACCAAGAATGGCCGGTAATTGCTGTTGTGGCTTTACTGGCGTGTATGTATTAATCtacctgcactcaaaaataaagaattaaaaaaaaaaaaaaaaaaaaaaaaaaaaactaagaactcTAAATATACAATTATGGGTATCTAAACATGTACTCCTAAGAATACAGCTTCTTTAAGTGAAAAATATTGGGCaaattttaaagaaacaaaagaGTTCTCTAAGTTATGCCTTAATTTCTAGCTTATAAGCAAACTAACGTTCATGAGATTTCTCTTTGTAGTCTTTTTTTCTCTCGAGAATTTGAAGTTAGAGCACTAGAAATCtatgttttattcatatatatcATTAGGAAAAGCAGGATTCAATAATCTGCTCTAATTCGATTGTGACTTTCCCAAACTGTTTAGGATTGAATCTCAAAACTCCTACGTGTGCGGCCACTTTCTCCTTATCTCGATTTATTTCAGGGAGTGTAACAGTGAAATGTATCACACTGGCAGATTGTAAAGGTCAGAATTTACTAAGCTAATCAGTTAAGCATCTAGAAAATCGAGGGGGAAGTTGTAACGAAAGGTCAGCGTCTAATGGAGTCTTTAtggtgtgtttatttttatcttatcATTGAAAGCAAATTATTAATGCCCGGGGAGcagataaatattttattttatacggtCTGCTTCATACAGTGGAGGGAGAATATTTCACGTTCCCTTATGGCTGATTAACGAAGAGACACTTTCTGATAAATTTATCTAATTGGCGTGAGGTTACAGTAGAGTATATTATCATATCGGTTATAACTGTAACCGCGTATCCTAGAAGGGATTGGCGTGGGATGTCAAGGATTGTGTTTATGTCTAGAGACTCTCGGTAATATTTAATTTCAAGGTGTTAATCAGAATTTCTAATGCCTACCACCACTGCTATTTCATGCCATTTATAAATCAGTGTTTGTATTATAGCCTCTGGTAAGACCATATCATGTTTGATGACCGTGAAGATTGGTAATTTTTGTAGGACACTAATTAACTAGAGTATTCCTTGGACCTTCTGGAACATTATCCGTGAATAAAAAAAAGATGAGTCTAACCGATTGGTTTGCTCAAATCAGTCCATAAAAGCGTAATAACCCTCCAAAAACTAATTTATTTTCTAACTGAGGATCTGTGCATACAGACCCAGAGAGTCTAGTGTAAATAGTCAGACAAAGAATGGATAGACTCAATGAAACCAAGTATTTAGGGAATCGGCCAATTCTAGTTTACAAAGTAATTCAAATTTACAAACTGTTCCCCAGGTGGTTTGTACAACTGAGTTCTGAACATACGGGTCTAGGAAATCTAATGTAGGTACTCGAACATAAACggataaactaaacaaaacaaagtaaCTGCATAGTATTTTCACTTCTAGTATCAAAAATAAAATGCACGCTCACAAACTATTCCACAAGTGACTACCCCAGTAAATTGTAACAGATAAAACTGGGGTCTCACAAGCACAGCTTTAATATCTAACGTTACCACTGAGAGGTCTCCACAATCACGTATCCTGAGAATggatgaaaaatattaaaatctattTTGCTTTTAGACACCACACTTGTTCTTAGAGGAAGGAATCTATCTTTTAGATTGTATTTAATCATAGAATTAGAGGTAGCAGGGTTGTTGCCTTTTTAGTGATGGTTTGGAAGAACCCttcattggacaactgctggatcaCAGTTTCCCTAAGgaagaggtaggcaaccttcggcacgccaGAGATTATATCTTCTTTAATGCTCATACAGCCATaatactagcaaagcatcaagggagatgtagtgctGATGGTGCTGAAGGTATATTAAATTACATTTCATATCATGGTGAAAATGTACTAAATAACAGAAATATTGACATATACATAAACCTGCTACATTTATTTAACAGTCCTAACATTGTGATTTTTATATTACTTGCCACTATAAAACAAGTAAACAAAATAATTCAGACACATCTGTCATTTCTATTTATCAGAAAAGGGGTCTGTATATTGTGCGCATGTCCCACTTTACACCTACACATGCAGAATTTGGAGGGGTTGGTATTCCTTCACCAATGAATACCTGTAGACCATTGTAGTAACCTATCCCTGGGTGTGCAgattaatgtaaaataaaaaaagacagcaTAGTGATTATAATGCACCAATAATTAGGATGATTCATTTTGTTGTTCATTCTAAAAAtaccattaaaggggcactaaagcactttagcttgctaaaaaaacctttatgtgtgaagaatgtgtcctctttttttatttagcaaaatgttcagatttcaataggaattgacacttttataaattaaccttgttactccCCCTGGCTGCCACAATAAGACAaccgatcctgttacttcctggttcgtttagctcagtggagctaaactcaagtggcagcaattgcccagagcacctgccttgcaaagacttctcattgagctgcattgggaagtctgtgattggacagccgcagaaagtctaggcggggttagaaggggagggcatgcaaaggcagcagacaagagatctgcaggttttgcaagctgtttttatatataacctcaattaaaaaaatgcattactaaatgcatgcaagttttcttctggggcatatctactaaacagtgatttttaattattttgtactTGGCAGTGGTGTGTCCATTTAAGGAAACTGCTAACAAAGCAATGATAGATTGGCCTTACAGATCACCTTTAATCCCTGAAATATATAACTACTAAAGGGTTACTTTAGATATGACGTTGTTAAGATAACGCGTTTTACTTTAACTGTATAATGATGACTGATCTTAGCTGTATAATGATTACTGTGAcataaaaatggtttaatatATGATTCTGTACGCGACTTGTGATGCTGCACATTAGCACTCTTATGTCGCATAATCcataaatatagaattaaaaaaaaaaaataataataatgttgactATGTAAAAAAGTAGACCTAAAAATACATTGCATGTGATAATAGCCCCTCCGTTtgataatgtacatttttttaaatcagaggGCGAAATGATGAACTCAAGACAATCACTGCGCGGCGAATTAACCTgcgtgtttttctctcttttcttatctTCCTTTAATTCCAGCTGGTGCTACCAGAATATTCCATCCACAGCCTATTTTGTATTATGTTTCTCTGCGCAGAGGAATGGTTAACACTCGGACTGAACGCACCATTGCTATTCTATCACATTTGGCGGTAAGCCTCATCCTTTAATATGTGCGACATTCAAAGCATTAACCCTCTAAGTGACGTTTTGTAACAGATAACCTCATGGCGTCTCACGCCTAGAATGACCATTAGTTAGTAGCAAAGTTGGCATGTACCCATCAGacgaaattaataaaatattgtacAAATCAGCTTCAATTcaaaatatgatttatttattaaatattttaccaggaaggatacgttgagatttctctcgttttcaagtatgtgctGAGACCCCTAAACTGCatcgttacaatagggtacaatataatattaaaaatacaatataatattaatacacaacacatatataaatttatcaCAGAAGAGGTACAAAATATAATCAACAATGATTACAGGTGcgttctgttttgagatatgtagagagggatctcttttAAGGATTTTAGGCTGGGGTCctggaggttattccataattgctgtgctctgtaggaaaaggaggatcgagccactttatttttgtattgcggtatgctaaataatttgggtactgttccaaagatcaagACAGTTATGCCAGTGTttagaaaaagtaatttttgcaggccacttttctacctctgtgaactggtcttggagcacagcctcaagctgcggtaaatGTGGTGTCCTAGCATATATTGAAATAATGAACATTCAATAGAAATTTTTATATTTGCCCTTTAAACATCGGAGCAAAATAGTGTATATTTTTTACCTACTAtgaaacatagaaaataaaaaagcatCTGCCAAAATATGATAAAAAGCCCAGCATTATAATCCCAATTCCCAAAGATCCCCATAGAATAGTTCATGGTCATGGGACTGCATTTCCCCTGTTATAAATTCATTAATCTCATTTATAGCTATTTCAGGTTCTCCTGGGGGGCATCAACCCTCGCCTTATGATGATCTTTCATTTTGTAATAAGTGGCagctttgagaaaaaaaaaacaatattccccTGCCTTCTCCGCTAACTGCAGAGATCATAAGCTAAAATCCGGGGGGCTCTAGCCCCAAAGCTCCCCTCCCCCAGCATCGCCTATGTTCGGGTTGTATCTAATCTGTTTCCTTAAACTTGCAGGATTAGCCACTCGAAAAAGAAATGGAAATTTTACTCCTTAAATTTACTTTCACAGAGATAGGGCTTGAGTTTTTCAGAGGACGTAGGGGGGAAAAATTACACAGAACAGAACTGAGAATTGAGATAACAAATATTAATCCGTCAGgagcataaaaaaaacaaacagatgatACAGCAATGAAATGaggcataatataaaaaaatgtttatctaAAATATCCTAATCTCAAACTGAACATGCTCTTGGTTTTAATAGCTTATTTAATGAATCACTTAATTTATATttcctaaaataaattaaataagtacTGTTTATCAAGTATGAGGTGGCTAAGTTAATAAACTATCGCATTCATTTAACGTAATTATTTTTACGTCTATTTCCAGGTATTTCCACTGCCCCGCTGATAGCCCAGAATTAGCCTATGATCCCCCGGTAGTAATGAATGCCAATACACTGAGTTACTGTCAGAAAGAAGCCTGGTGCAAGCTAGCCTTTTACCTCCTCTCGTTTTTCTATTATCTTTATTGGTAAGATTTAGAGCTCTTATAAATGTATGTACTCCGCGgtgaaacatgtttttttaatcaCTGGTGTGCCTTGTTTTGGAAGGTTTTAAATAGTGCTGCTCAGCAATTGATTACTGACGACAATATAACTTAGATGATTAATGGCCTCTGTAACACCAGATTTGAAAGATTTTCGAATACTGTTTTCCCCTTAAAATTAGACATGCCCCGAAAATAAGCTCTAGCTAATggatgctcgtaatataagcactgcctcgaaaataagccctagtcgctagtcgctagttcgctaatctatgttcggggatgtTTCTATGTTCAGAGATGCAGAATTCTGTACCATAAccctgcctccttagccacgccccctcactccaacaaaaatacttccttatcaaatgtacgtACACAGCTCAGACACTAacagtactgaa
This region of Pelobates fuscus isolate aPelFus1 chromosome 2, aPelFus1.pri, whole genome shotgun sequence genomic DNA includes:
- the CNIH3 gene encoding protein cornichon homolog 3 encodes the protein MAFTFAAFCYMLSLVLCAALIFFAIWHIIAFDELRTDFKSPIDQCNPAHARERLRNIERICFLLRKLVLPEYSIHSLFCIMFLCAEEWLTLGLNAPLLFYHIWRYFHCPADSPELAYDPPVVMNANTLSYCQKEAWCKLAFYLLSFFYYLYCMIYTLMSS